One Setaria viridis chromosome 3, Setaria_viridis_v4.0, whole genome shotgun sequence DNA window includes the following coding sequences:
- the LOC117850447 gene encoding probable glucuronosyltransferase Os01g0926600: MGTARARALPLALTLLLACSDVAVVAAQVTERIQGSAGDVLEDDPVGRLKVYVYELPPKYNKNILAKDSRCLKHMFATEIFIHRFLLSSAVRTLNPEEADWFYTPVYTTCDLTPWGHPLTTKSPRMIRSAIQYISKRWPYWNRTEGADHFFVTPHDFGACFYFQEAKAIERGILPVLRRATLVQTFGQKDHVCLKEGSITIPPYTPPYKMRTHLVPPETPRSIFVYFRGLFYDTSNDPEGGYYARGARASVWENFKNNPMFDISTDHPPTYYEDMQRSVFCLCPLGWAPWSPRLVEAVVFGCIPVIIADDIVLPFADAIPWEEIGVFVAEDDVTKLDTILTSIPMEEILRKQRLLANPSMKQAMLFPQPTEPRDAFHQILNGLARKLPHGKGVFLKPGQKVLNWTEGEPADLKPW, translated from the exons ATGGGGACGGCGAGGGCGCGGGCGCTGCCCCTGGCGCTCACCTTGCTCCTCGCCTGCTccgacgtcgccgtcgtcgcggcGCAGGTCACCGAGCGGATCCAGG GAAGTGCTGGTGATGTGCTAGAAGATGATCCTGTTGGAAGGCTCAAGGTATATGTCTATGAGTTGCCGCCcaaatacaacaagaatattTTGGCAAAAGATTCTAGATGCCTCAAGCACATGTTTGCTACGGAGATCTTCATACATCGCTTCCTATTATCGAGTGCAGTCCGGACTTTAAATCCGGAAGAAGCTGATTGGTTCTACACTCCAGTATACACAACATGTGACCTTACACCATGGGGCCATCCCTTGACCACCAAGTCTCCGCGTATGATAAGAAGTGCGATTCAGTACATTTCCAAGCGTTGGCCCTACTGGAAcaggacggagggagcagaTCATTTCTTTGTCACCCCACATGACTTTGGAGCATGCTTCTATTTCCAG GAAGCGAAGGCTATCGAGCGAGGTATCCTTCCAGTGCTGCGCCGTGCTACACTGGTCCAGACTTTCGGGCAGAAGGATCATGTATGCCTCAAGGAAGGCTCCATCACCATCCCACCATATACTCCTCCTTATAAGATGAGAACTCACCTTGTTCCACCAGAGACCCCTCGGTCAATCTTTGTCTATTTCCGTGGTTTGTTCTATGATACTTCAAATGATCCTGAGGGTGGTTACTATGCAAG GGGCGCCCGTGCATCAGTTTGGGAGAACTTCAAGAACAACCCAATGTTCGACATCTCGACAGACCATCCACCAACCTACTATGAGGACATGCAGCGTTCCGTCTTCTGCTTGTGCCCACTTGGCTGGGCCCCATGGAGCCCCCGTTTGGTGGAAGCTGTGGTGTTCGGCTGCATCCCCGTGATCATTGCCGATGACATTGTTCTTCCCTTTGCGGATGCTATCCCATGGGAGGAGATTGGTGTCTTTGTGGCTGAGGACGACGTCACCAAGCTTGATACCATCTTGACCTCCATACCGATGGAGGAAATCCTTCGGAAGCAGAGGCTGCTCGCGAACCCATCGATGAAGCAGGCCATGCTGTTCCCACAGCCGACCGAGCCCCGGGACGCCTTCCACCAGATCCTGAACGGGCTGGCGCGGAAGCTGCCGCACGGCAAGGGCGTGTTCCTGAAGCCCGGGCAGAAGGTGCTGAACTGGACCGAGGGGGAACCGGCTGACCTGAAGCCGTGGTAG
- the LOC117850838 gene encoding probable glucuronosyltransferase Os01g0926700: MGKGSAWALALALAVLLACSDVAVVTAQDTERIEGSAGDVLEDNPVGRLKVYVYDLPSKYNKKLLKKDPRCLNHMFAAEIFMHRFLLSSAVRTFNPEEADWFYTPVYTTCDLTPSGLPLPFKSPRMMRSAIQLIATNWPYWNRSEGADHFFVTPHDFGACFHYQEEKAIGRGILPLLQRATLVQTFGQKNHVCLKDGSITIPPFAPPQKMQTHLIPPDTPRSIFVYFRGLFYDTGNDPEGGYYARGARASVWENFKNNPLFDISTDHPPTYYEDMQRSVFCLCPLGWAPWSPRLVEAVVFGCIPVIIADDIVLPFADAIPWEEIGVFVAEEDVPRLDSILTSIPTDVILRKQRLLANPSMKQAMLFPQPAQPGDAFHQILNGLARKLPHGDNVFLKPGERILNWTAGPPGDLKPW; encoded by the exons ATGGGGAAGGGGAGCGCGTGGGCGCTGGCCCTGGCGCTCGCCGTGCTCCTCGCCTGCTCCGACGTCGCTGTCGTCACGGCGCAGGACACCGAGCGGATCGAAG GAAGTGCTGGTGATGTATTAGAAGATAACCCTGTTGGGAGGCTCAAGGTCTATGTCTATGATCTCCCCAGCAAATACAACAAGAAACTGCTGAAGAAGGACCCTAGGTGCCTGAACCACATGTTTGCTGCTGAGATCTTCATGCACCGGTTCCTGCTGTCAAGCGCTGTCCGAACTTTTAATCCCGAGGAAGCAGATTGGTTCTACACACCTGTATACACAACATGCGATCTGACTCCTTCGGGTCTTCCCTTGCCTTTCAAGTCTCCTCGAATGATGCGAAGTGCAATCCAGCTGATTGCCACGAACTGGCCTTACTGGAATAGATCGGAGGGCGCAGATCATTTCTTTGTCACACCACATGACTTTGGTGCTTGCTTTCATTACCAG GAAGAGAAAGCAATCGGACGGGGAATCCTTCCCTTGCTTCAGCGGGCTACACTGGTTCAGACCTTTGGACAGAAGAACCATGTATGCCTGAAGGATGGATCCATCACCATCCCACCTTTTGCGCCTCCCCAGAAAATGCAAACTCACCTTATACCCCCAGACACCCCTCGATCCATCTTTGTGTACTTCCGTGGTTTGTTCTATGACACCGGCAACGATCCTGAAGGTGGTTACTATGCTAG AGGAGCTCGCGCGTCAGTCTGGGAGAACTTCAAGAACAACCCGCTCTTTGATATCTCGACCGATCACCCACCAACATACTACGAAGACATGCAGCGTTCAGTGTTCTGCCTGTGCCCATTGGGCTGGGCACCATGGAGTCCCAGGCTAGTCGAAGCCGTGGTCTTTGGCTGCATCCCAGTGATCATCGCAGATGACATCGTCCTGCCCTTTGCGGATGCCATCCCATGGGAGGAGATTGGTGTGTTCGTTGCCGAGGAGGATGTCCCGAGGCTGGACAGTATCCTGACGTCCATTCCCACAGATGTTATACTGAGGAAGCAACGTCTCCTTGCGAACCCGTCGATGAAGCAGGCCATGCTGTTCCCCCAGCCTGCTCAGCCAGGAGATGCATTCCACCAGATTCTAAATGGACTTGCGCGCAAGCTCCCACACGGTGACAATGTCTTCTTGAAGCCCGGGGAGAGGATCCTGAACTGGACCGCTGGACCACCAGGCGACCTGAAGCCTTGGTAG